A genomic window from Planctomycetota bacterium includes:
- a CDS encoding efflux RND transporter periplasmic adaptor subunit, whose translation MKYYWDPMMKPPYISDKPGKSPMGMDLIPVYEDEVRAGPTVTIDPIMTQNIGIRTAPVEEGPLFVSVRTVGYFREAEPRQRDITLKVGGWIDKLHADTEGIFVKKGAPLFDLYSPELLVAQEELLTAVRALDRLSKEADSGLRTDRQRLVESARRKLSLWDVPAETIDAILREGAAQLRITFVSPSDGYVVEKRVVQGSAVEAGMKLFRIVDQSILWLDAQIYEAQLPSLALGQKAKAIVSSLPGRDFEGEVVYISPSVHPATRTAVARLSFPNPNLVLKPGMYATIDLRVRVAGRTLIVPREAVLETGVRQIAFVARDGGHFDPRIVRVGAETGDGRVQILEGLAPGEKVVTSGQFLLDAESRMREAIQKMTGENLLHPPPPAKPEEKSRPSHLH comes from the coding sequence GTGAAGTATTACTGGGATCCCATGATGAAGCCTCCGTACATCTCGGACAAGCCGGGCAAGAGCCCCATGGGAATGGATCTCATTCCGGTCTACGAGGATGAAGTTCGCGCGGGTCCCACCGTGACCATTGATCCGATCATGACGCAGAACATCGGGATTCGGACCGCGCCGGTCGAGGAAGGGCCCCTCTTCGTGTCGGTTCGAACGGTGGGATACTTTCGGGAGGCGGAACCGCGGCAACGCGACATCACCCTCAAAGTCGGAGGCTGGATCGATAAACTGCATGCCGACACGGAGGGGATCTTCGTCAAAAAGGGAGCTCCGCTCTTCGACCTTTACAGCCCCGAACTCCTGGTCGCGCAGGAGGAACTTCTGACGGCGGTGCGTGCGCTCGATCGGCTCTCCAAGGAGGCCGACTCGGGCCTGCGCACTGACCGTCAGCGGCTCGTCGAAAGCGCTCGCCGCAAGCTCTCTCTTTGGGATGTACCCGCCGAAACGATCGATGCGATCCTCCGCGAAGGAGCCGCCCAACTCCGCATCACGTTCGTCAGTCCGTCCGATGGATACGTCGTCGAGAAGAGGGTCGTGCAGGGATCGGCCGTCGAGGCCGGGATGAAGCTTTTCCGGATCGTGGACCAGAGCATCCTCTGGCTGGATGCCCAAATCTACGAAGCCCAACTGCCCTCTCTGGCCCTGGGACAAAAGGCCAAAGCCATCGTGAGCAGCCTTCCAGGACGCGATTTTGAAGGCGAGGTCGTCTACATCTCCCCATCCGTCCATCCCGCGACGCGGACCGCAGTGGCGCGCCTCAGCTTTCCCAATCCGAACCTCGTCCTCAAGCCCGGCATGTATGCCACGATCGATCTCCGGGTGCGGGTTGCGGGCCGAACGCTCATCGTTCCGCGCGAGGCGGTCCTCGAAACGGGAGTCCGACAGATCGCCTTCGTCGCGCGTGACGGTGGGCATTTCGATCCCCGGATTGTTCGCGTGGGGGCCGAGACGGGGGACGGTCGAGTCCAAATTCTTGAGGGGCTCGCGCCGGGGGAGAAGGTTGTGACGAGCGGGCAGTTCCTCTTGGACGCCGAAAGCCGCATGCGCGAGGCGATCCAGAAGATGACGGGGGAAAACTTGCTCCACCCCCCACCGCCGGCGAAGCCCGAGGAAAAGTCGCGGCCTTCTCACCTCCATTAG